A region from the Paenarthrobacter aurescens genome encodes:
- a CDS encoding DUF3099 domain-containing protein — MERDDSVVTREDSPLQQVPGEPDAFSGDPEVHSITDAAAAHSEDMRDRMIKYAVAMGIRMVCIILIFVVDGWFKIIAIAGAVFLPWIAVVIANGNDKAEEHSDSLLDYVAVPELERSPEPEETPDDTPTVLQGELVDDDETPADPERPGKGHVSDAGQSGDERAAS; from the coding sequence TTGGAGCGTGATGATTCAGTTGTGACACGAGAAGACAGTCCCCTGCAGCAAGTGCCCGGGGAACCGGACGCTTTTTCCGGCGACCCCGAAGTCCACAGCATCACAGATGCCGCCGCTGCGCACTCCGAGGACATGCGTGACCGCATGATCAAGTACGCAGTGGCCATGGGTATCCGCATGGTCTGCATCATCCTGATCTTTGTAGTTGATGGTTGGTTCAAAATCATTGCCATTGCCGGTGCTGTGTTCCTGCCCTGGATTGCTGTGGTCATAGCCAACGGCAACGACAAAGCCGAGGAGCACAGTGACTCCTTGCTGGACTATGTGGCCGTCCCTGAATTGGAGCGCTCCCCTGAGCCGGAAGAAACCCCTGATGACACCCCTACGGTGCTTCAAGGCGAATTGGTGGATGATGACGAAACACCGGCCGACCCGGAACGCCCCGGCAAAGGCCATGTCAGCGATGCCGGACAATCCGGCGACGAACGGGCGGCTTCATGA
- a CDS encoding beta-ketoacyl-ACP reductase, translating to MSEAVSTGRSVLITGGNRGIGLAIAESFLANGDKVAVTYRSESELPEGILGVRADVTDEASIDAAFKTVEEAHGPVEVLVANAGITKDTLLLRMSEDDFTSVLDTNLTGAFRVIKRASKGMIRLRKGRVVLISSVSGLYGAPGQINYSASKAGMVGIARSLTRELGSRGITANVVAPGFINTDMTAELPQDVQKTYLSSVPAGRFAEASEVANVVRWVASDEAAYISGAVIPVDGGLGMGH from the coding sequence ATGTCTGAAGCAGTATCCACCGGCCGGAGCGTCCTCATCACCGGCGGCAACCGGGGCATCGGCCTCGCGATCGCCGAATCGTTCCTTGCCAACGGGGACAAAGTTGCAGTCACCTACCGTAGTGAATCAGAACTGCCTGAGGGCATCCTGGGCGTTAGGGCCGACGTCACGGATGAAGCATCAATCGACGCCGCGTTCAAGACGGTGGAAGAAGCCCACGGGCCGGTGGAGGTGCTGGTTGCCAACGCAGGCATCACCAAGGACACACTGCTGTTGCGTATGAGCGAGGACGATTTCACCTCTGTCCTGGACACTAACCTCACCGGCGCCTTCCGCGTCATCAAACGGGCTTCGAAGGGCATGATCCGTTTGCGCAAGGGCCGCGTGGTCCTCATCTCATCGGTTTCCGGCCTGTACGGCGCTCCGGGCCAGATCAACTACTCCGCTTCCAAGGCCGGCATGGTGGGCATCGCACGGTCGCTGACGCGCGAACTCGGAAGTCGCGGGATCACGGCCAACGTGGTTGCCCCGGGCTTCATCAACACGGACATGACCGCTGAACTGCCGCAGGACGTCCAGAAGACGTACTTGTCCAGTGTTCCTGCGGGACGCTTCGCCGAAGCTTCCGAGGTAGCAAATGTGGTGCGCTGGGTCGCCAGCGACGAGGCCGCCTACATCTCCGGCGCCGTTATTCCCGTGGATGGCGGCTTGGGGATGGGCCACTAG
- a CDS encoding SDR family oxidoreductase: MGMLDDKTAIVTGSSRGIGAEVAKILAGEGAAVVVNYRQKAPRANKVVAGIQAAGGRAAAVGADLTTDEGVHALASTAMEEFGSLDILVLNASGGMESGMEEGYALKLNRDAQVNMLNAAVPLMPEGSRVVFVTSHQAHFVETVPTMPEYEPVAKSKRAGEDALRALLPNLAEKGISLVVVSGDMIEGTVTATLLDRSNPGAIEARRAEAGKLYSVEEFAAEVAKMVTADVESGHTEYVGGADYFNKTSE, translated from the coding sequence ATGGGAATGCTGGATGACAAGACCGCGATCGTGACGGGATCCTCCCGCGGAATCGGCGCGGAAGTTGCCAAGATCCTCGCGGGCGAGGGTGCCGCCGTCGTGGTCAACTACCGGCAGAAGGCGCCTCGCGCCAATAAGGTAGTGGCCGGGATCCAGGCAGCAGGCGGACGTGCTGCTGCAGTGGGCGCAGACCTCACCACCGATGAAGGCGTGCACGCACTGGCCAGCACGGCCATGGAAGAGTTCGGATCCCTCGACATTCTGGTACTCAATGCCTCCGGCGGCATGGAATCCGGCATGGAGGAAGGGTATGCACTCAAGCTGAACCGCGATGCCCAGGTCAACATGCTCAACGCGGCAGTGCCCCTCATGCCTGAGGGTTCACGGGTGGTCTTCGTCACCAGCCATCAGGCGCACTTTGTTGAGACCGTGCCCACCATGCCCGAGTACGAGCCCGTGGCGAAGAGCAAGCGCGCCGGTGAGGACGCCCTGCGCGCCCTCCTGCCGAACCTCGCTGAAAAGGGCATCTCCCTGGTGGTTGTGTCCGGCGATATGATCGAGGGCACCGTGACGGCTACTTTGCTTGACCGCTCCAACCCGGGAGCCATCGAGGCCCGCCGTGCAGAGGCCGGCAAGTTGTACTCCGTTGAGGAGTTCGCGGCCGAAGTTGCCAAGATGGTGACCGCCGACGTCGAATCCGGCCACACCGAATACGTGGGCGGCGCTGACTACTTCAATAAGACGTCCGAGTAG
- a CDS encoding sugar ABC transporter ATP-binding protein, which produces MHADDIHASYDHRRILKGVGLAVGRGEILGLIGTNGAGKTTLMGVLAGSHRYDAGLMTLAGEMYAPDNSDEARACGVGLIPQNFSIDPQLTIARAIFRGTFQAERPHGELRDQAGKLIRDIGINLDPDAKVGSLIRAEQALVEVLRMVAEEAQLVIMDEVAASLPDHDVAVLHRVLRMLVKQGRAIIYITHRLDEVRSIAHRIAVLREGRVHKILEASHTDVQELAFLLLQHELESGARPSDAADGGELLRVVGLSTEDRVRDVSFSVAKGEVFGLVGTHRSGVYDVVEALAGVRRSTSGRILLHGREVEIQTPQDALALKIGYLSDAVDDHAASGTIVQGLQHSTGGKEPNLQDEITHLRGVAEVVRRMRISTTNIHGDISTLSGGDRQKVQLAKWITTGCDLLILSHPSRGIDIGAKEAVYQMLKELSQTGVGIILLSSDLSELISWCHRVGVMRDGELVTIEANANTNEDVLVHHMMGVKFESGSSEARRART; this is translated from the coding sequence TTGCACGCAGATGATATTCATGCCTCGTATGACCACCGCCGCATCCTTAAAGGCGTCGGGCTTGCAGTAGGACGAGGCGAGATACTGGGTCTGATCGGAACCAATGGTGCGGGCAAAACCACTCTTATGGGCGTATTGGCCGGTTCGCATCGATACGACGCCGGGCTGATGACCCTCGCGGGCGAGATGTACGCACCGGACAACTCAGATGAAGCACGAGCCTGCGGCGTTGGTCTGATCCCGCAGAACTTCAGCATCGATCCCCAATTGACCATTGCACGCGCCATTTTCCGCGGTACGTTCCAAGCTGAGCGACCCCATGGGGAACTCCGCGATCAAGCCGGCAAACTGATCCGGGACATTGGCATCAACCTGGATCCGGACGCAAAAGTCGGATCGCTCATTCGTGCTGAGCAGGCCCTGGTGGAAGTGCTCAGGATGGTTGCCGAGGAAGCACAACTGGTGATCATGGACGAGGTTGCAGCCTCACTTCCGGACCATGACGTAGCCGTCCTCCATCGAGTGTTGCGAATGCTGGTCAAACAAGGACGGGCCATCATCTATATCACTCACCGCCTGGACGAGGTCCGATCCATTGCCCACCGCATAGCCGTACTCCGGGAAGGCCGGGTGCATAAGATCCTCGAAGCCAGCCATACTGATGTCCAGGAACTGGCTTTCCTCCTGCTCCAACATGAACTCGAGAGCGGTGCCAGGCCCAGCGACGCCGCGGATGGTGGGGAACTCCTGAGGGTAGTGGGCCTCAGCACTGAAGACAGGGTCCGGGACGTGAGCTTCAGCGTGGCCAAGGGGGAAGTTTTCGGGCTGGTTGGAACGCATCGCTCAGGTGTCTACGACGTCGTGGAAGCCCTGGCCGGCGTCCGGCGCAGCACCTCCGGGCGTATCCTCCTCCACGGCCGGGAAGTGGAGATACAGACGCCCCAGGATGCCTTGGCGCTGAAAATCGGTTACTTGTCCGATGCCGTAGATGACCACGCCGCATCAGGGACCATTGTGCAAGGCCTCCAGCACAGCACGGGCGGGAAAGAGCCAAATCTGCAGGACGAGATTACCCACCTCCGCGGAGTGGCCGAGGTGGTCCGGCGCATGCGCATCAGCACCACCAACATCCACGGAGATATCAGTACGCTTTCCGGCGGCGATCGCCAGAAAGTACAGCTGGCCAAGTGGATAACCACAGGCTGCGACCTCCTGATCCTTAGCCACCCGAGCCGCGGCATTGACATCGGGGCCAAGGAAGCCGTCTACCAGATGCTCAAAGAACTCAGCCAGACGGGTGTGGGCATTATTCTTCTGTCCTCCGATTTGTCCGAACTGATCAGCTGGTGCCACAGGGTAGGAGTGATGCGGGACGGCGAACTCGTCACTATCGAAGCCAATGCCAACACCAATGAGGACGTCCTGGTGCACCACATGATGGGTGTGAAGTTCGAGTCCGGCAGCAGTGAGGCAAGGCGCGCGAGGACCTGA
- the serB gene encoding phosphoserine phosphatase SerB has protein sequence MTSNLAAVSYGVNLSPGSLEHVLDVLAGAGASVSSESHAGDERFGVHTAGLQVNGDADLATMRRLVADAAEAGMDTAVVPEALRQAPRKLLIMDVDSTLIQQEVIELLAAHAGKREEVAAVTEAAMRGELDFAQSLHARVAVLAGLPEAVVESVRQEVRLSPGAAELVAAFKQAGHVVAVVSGGFNQILGPIADDLGLDYWIANELEIVDGALTGKVLGGVIDRAAKEKYLRQWAAAEGISLDHTIAVGDGANDLDMLNAAGIGVAFNAKPAVRAVADAVITMPYLDAVRHIANV, from the coding sequence ATGACTTCGAACTTGGCTGCAGTGAGCTACGGCGTGAATTTGTCCCCCGGATCACTGGAGCATGTACTTGACGTGCTGGCTGGCGCCGGGGCCTCGGTGTCATCGGAATCGCACGCCGGAGATGAGCGCTTCGGCGTGCACACTGCCGGTCTGCAGGTGAACGGAGACGCGGATCTGGCAACCATGAGGCGGCTGGTAGCAGACGCTGCGGAGGCCGGAATGGATACCGCTGTTGTGCCTGAGGCGTTGAGGCAGGCGCCCAGGAAGCTTTTGATCATGGATGTTGACTCCACCCTGATCCAGCAAGAGGTTATCGAACTGCTGGCAGCGCACGCAGGCAAGCGCGAAGAAGTGGCGGCGGTCACCGAAGCTGCGATGCGCGGCGAACTGGACTTTGCCCAGAGTCTGCATGCCCGCGTTGCCGTCCTCGCCGGCCTGCCGGAAGCTGTGGTCGAATCTGTTCGCCAGGAAGTTCGCCTCAGCCCGGGTGCCGCTGAATTGGTTGCGGCCTTCAAACAGGCCGGGCACGTGGTGGCGGTGGTGTCAGGAGGATTCAACCAGATTCTGGGTCCTATTGCTGATGACCTTGGCTTGGACTATTGGATCGCCAATGAGCTGGAAATCGTCGACGGCGCGTTGACCGGTAAGGTGCTGGGCGGGGTGATCGATCGGGCCGCCAAGGAGAAGTACTTGCGTCAGTGGGCTGCCGCGGAGGGCATCAGTCTGGACCACACCATCGCTGTGGGTGATGGTGCAAATGACCTGGACATGTTGAACGCCGCCGGAATAGGCGTCGCCTTCAACGCCAAGCCAGCTGTGCGCGCGGTAGCCGACGCTGTGATCACCATGCCGTATCTGGACGCCGTACGCCACATCGCCAACGTCTAG
- a CDS encoding ABC transporter ATP-binding protein, which translates to MSDVLELASVSVVRGKKTLLDKVDWEVNEGERWVILGPNGAGKTTLLQIAAARLHPSSGKAGILDETLGRVDVFELRPRIGLSSAALATQIPEHENVLNVVVTAAYGVTGRWREGYERDDERRAFALLNDWGMGPLLNRTFATLSEGERKRVQIARALMTDPELLLLDEPAAGLDLGGREELVHKLGELASDEAAPAMVLVTHHLEEVPPGFTHAMLLREGGVVAAGPIKEVLTDEHLSNTFGLALDVSENAGRYTATARR; encoded by the coding sequence ATGAGTGATGTTCTGGAATTGGCTTCCGTCAGCGTTGTCCGAGGCAAGAAAACCCTGCTGGACAAAGTGGACTGGGAAGTCAACGAAGGTGAGCGCTGGGTCATCCTGGGCCCCAACGGTGCCGGCAAGACCACCCTCCTCCAGATCGCCGCAGCCCGCCTGCACCCCAGCAGCGGCAAGGCCGGAATCCTCGATGAGACTCTGGGGCGCGTTGACGTCTTTGAACTCCGCCCCCGAATCGGTCTCTCCTCGGCTGCACTGGCCACCCAGATTCCGGAACACGAGAACGTCCTTAACGTAGTGGTCACCGCGGCCTACGGCGTCACCGGGCGTTGGCGCGAAGGTTATGAGCGCGACGACGAACGCCGCGCCTTCGCTTTGCTCAACGACTGGGGCATGGGTCCCCTCCTGAACCGCACCTTTGCCACCCTGTCCGAGGGTGAGCGCAAACGCGTCCAGATTGCCCGTGCTCTGATGACTGACCCCGAGCTTCTGCTGCTCGATGAACCCGCAGCAGGCCTCGACTTGGGTGGCCGTGAAGAATTGGTTCATAAGCTGGGCGAACTCGCCAGTGACGAAGCAGCTCCTGCCATGGTCCTTGTCACTCATCACCTTGAGGAAGTGCCGCCGGGATTCACCCACGCCATGCTCCTGCGCGAAGGCGGTGTGGTGGCCGCAGGTCCCATTAAGGAAGTGCTGACGGACGAACACCTCAGCAACACCTTCGGCCTTGCCTTGGATGTTTCGGAAAACGCCGGCCGCTACACGGCTACTGCCCGACGCTAG
- a CDS encoding sulfite exporter TauE/SafE family protein encodes MEILSSILVFVAGLWAGTINAVVGSGTLVTFPVLIAIGVTPVVASMSNAMGLVAGNAAGAWGYRRELAGRGRQLMKLLPASLLGGITGAWLLLHLPEKVFHYVAPILLVLALLMVLFQPKLQAWVRSREENPEHAIRDRSHGILLVVLVYLAGVYGGYFVAAQGILLVGILGVFLSGTMQNANAMKNILVLGVNMIAAVSYLIFAFDRIEWIFVLIIAVSSTIGGLIGSKVGRKLSPKVLRAVIFALGIVALGFMIANLLK; translated from the coding sequence ATGGAGATTCTTAGCAGCATCCTGGTCTTTGTCGCGGGCTTGTGGGCCGGCACCATCAATGCGGTGGTCGGCTCCGGCACGTTGGTGACCTTCCCGGTACTTATTGCCATTGGCGTAACGCCCGTGGTTGCCTCCATGAGCAATGCGATGGGCCTGGTGGCGGGCAACGCCGCCGGCGCCTGGGGCTACCGGCGCGAACTTGCCGGCCGCGGCAGGCAGCTGATGAAGCTGTTGCCGGCCTCTTTGCTGGGCGGCATTACCGGAGCCTGGCTCCTGCTGCACCTGCCGGAGAAGGTGTTCCACTACGTCGCCCCGATCCTGCTGGTGCTGGCCCTTCTTATGGTTCTGTTCCAGCCCAAGCTTCAGGCGTGGGTGCGCAGCAGGGAAGAAAACCCTGAGCATGCCATCCGAGATCGAAGCCACGGCATCCTGCTGGTGGTCCTGGTGTACCTTGCCGGTGTCTATGGAGGCTACTTCGTCGCAGCCCAGGGGATCCTCCTGGTGGGAATCCTGGGCGTCTTCCTCTCCGGAACCATGCAAAACGCGAATGCCATGAAGAACATCCTGGTGCTGGGCGTCAACATGATTGCCGCCGTTTCCTACCTGATTTTCGCCTTTGACCGCATCGAGTGGATCTTTGTCCTCATCATTGCCGTAAGCTCCACCATCGGTGGCCTCATCGGTTCGAAAGTAGGGCGGAAGCTTTCCCCCAAGGTGCTGCGGGCCGTCATTTTCGCGCTCGGCATCGTGGCCCTTGGCTTCATGATCGCCAACCTGCTGAAATAA